CCGTGTATCCGATGCGCGTCTGGCTTCAGCGGTACGGGGTCCCCTCCTGGCTGGCCACGCTGCTGGTCGTCGTCGGGGTCTATCTGTTGCTCGTGGTGCTGGTTTTCGCGTTCGTCCTCGGCGTCACCCGGCTTGCGGAACTGTTGCCTGACTACGCCGCGCAGTTCTCCAGCACGCTCGACGACATCACGACGTGGGTCGGGGGTTTTGGCGTTGGCAGCGATGAAATCCAGGAGGTGTTGGCTAACGTCGATTACGGCTCGCTCGTCGGCATCGTCGGGGACATCGTCAACGGACTTTTGGGCATCCTGTCGGACCTGATTTTCATCATTGCCCTCCTGCTCTTCATGGGAATTGACAGCGCCAAGTTCACCACTCGGATGGAGCGGGTACGTGGTGGCCGGGAGCAGGCGCTCACTGCGCTGGGCGCGTTCGCCACAGGCACGCGCAAGTATTTCGCCGTCTCGACCATCTTCGGCGCCATCGTCGCGGTCCTCGACTGGCTCGCCTTGGTGATCCTCGACGTCCCGGCGGCGCTGCTGTGGGGCATCTTGGCGTTCATCACCAACTACATCCCGAATATTGGGTTCATCATCGGGTTGGTGCCGCCGGCATTACTGGCGCTACTGGCGCACGGTCCGGGGACGATGATCGCGGTCATCATCATCTACATTCTGCTGAACTTCATCATCCAGAGTGTGATTCAGCCGAAGTACATGGGCGACTCGGTCGGCCTGACCACGACCGTGACCTTCCTGTCGCTGATCTTCTGGACCTTTGTGCTCGGCCCGCTGGGCTCGATTCTGTCGGTGCCGATGACTCTGCTGGTCAAGGCAACCCTGGTGGACTTCGACCCGCGGAGTCAGTGGCTGCAACTGTTCCTGGGCGATCCGCCCGATCACGCCGCGCGCCGGCGGCGCCGACGCGGCACCGGGGTGCGACGAGTGGTGGTGCTGATGCGCCGTCGGCCGAGCGCTGCGGGGGAGATGGACGTCGAGAGCGCCGAGCCCCGTTCGACACAGCAGGGCGAGACCTGAGCCGCCGGTTACCGCTGGGGTCGGAATCGTTAGGTTTTGGTGGCCGAAACTCGTTAACCCACGTTTAATGTCATATGACCCACATCTCATTAAGGAGTGACTCCGTGTCCCAGCCGTTGTACCCGGGATCGATCGCCGAAACCCCCGACATCCAGCAGGCGCGATCCTGGGCGTTCAGCGCCCACTTGACCCGAATGGCGCGCAAGCAGCCCAACAACATCGCGTTCAAGTGTGATGACGAGACGCTGACTTACGGCGAGTTGGATCATAAGGTCACCCGGTTGGCTAATGCGCTGCGCGGACGGGGCATTGAGCGCGGCGATCGTGTCGCAACGATCAGCATGAACAACCTTGAGCACGTGATCACGTTCTGGGCCGCGTGGCGTCTGGGTGCTGTCGTCGTTCCGATGAACTTCCGACTTGCCCCGCCAGAGCTCACGTATCTGATCACCGATTCCGGTGCGAAGGCTGTCGTCGTGGACGCCGCTTTCGACAACCTTGAGCAGGCGGCGCGTGACGCGGTCGCCGTGCGCCTGGTCATCGGCGGAGAGCCGTCCGACGGCGCCGAAGACTTCACGGCCTTCCTGGAGTCCGGCAGCGACGTACACGAATACGTGCACGTTGAGGAGAACGAACTCTGCACCATCATGTACACCTCGGGCACCACCGGTCTGCCCAAGGGCGCGATGCTGAGCTACAGCAACTTGCTCGCGCAGGTACACAACATCATCGCGATCTTCAAACTCACCGGTCCGGACGAAGTGAATCTGTGCGGAGTCCCGCTGTTCCACATCGCCGGTATCGGTGGACTACTACCGAACTTCCGCCTCGGTGGACGGACGATCGTCCAGCGCCTCGGCGCGTTCGATCCGCAGGCAACCCTGGAGTTGATCCGCGACGAAGGGGTGACCCAGGCGTTCCTGGTCCCGACGCAATGGCAGGCGGTGTGCGCCCTGCCGCCGTTGGACCCGCCGATCACGACGCTGCGGCGGATCTCCTGGGGCGCGGCGCCGACGACCATCGGCATCCTCGAGGGAATGGAACGCACCTTCGGCGGCATCGAGAATATCGCCGTATTCGGGCAATCGGAGATGTCGCCGGTCACCTGCTCACTGGACGCCAAGGATGCGATCCGCAAGATCGGCTCGGTCGGCCTGCCGATTCCTGGAGTCGAGGCGCGTGTCGTGGACGCATCGGGGAACGACGTTGCCCAGGGGGAGGTGGGGGAGATCGTCTACCGCGGTCCGAACATGATGCTGGGCTACTGGAACCGCCCCGAAGCGACTGCTGAGGCGTTCGCCGGCGGTTGGTTCCATTCCGGCGACCTCGTCCGGCAGGACGAAGAGGGTTTCGTGTACGTCGTTGACCGGCTCAAGGACATGCTGATCTCCGGTGGTGAAAACATTTATTGCGCCGAGGTCGAAGCTGCCGTCCAATCGCATCCTGACGTGCTGGAAGCCGCCGTGATCGGCCGCCCGCATGAGAAGTGGGGTGAGATTCCGATCGTGATCGTTGCCGCGAACCCGGGTGCGACTCTTACCGAGCAAGACGTTCTCGACCATGTCAGCGACAAACTCGCACGCTACAAGCAGCCGAAGGGCGTGCATTTCGTCGATGCGCTGCCGCGCAACGCTTCGGGTAAGGTCACCAAACCCGACCTACGTAAGGAATTCGGTAAGTAGTAGTTGCCGGCGCGCGCCGTAATCGCGACGTGCGCCGGCTCCTGTAATCAATATCGAGAAACGGGAGGGTCTCATGGACGGCCTCATGCAGCGCGTACCGCTGAGCATCGTCGACATCTTCGAGCATGCCGAGCGGATGCACTCACACAAAGAGATCATCACGCGCGGACCCTCGCCGAGCCGCTACACGTACGGGGACTGGGCGCAACGAGTGCGCCAACTCGGGACCGCGCTGGACCAGCTAGGGCTCAGCGCGGATGCGCGAGTCGGCACGTTCTGCTGGAATCACGCGCAACACCT
The Cumulibacter soli genome window above contains:
- a CDS encoding AI-2E family transporter, whose translation is MNNALESEEERPDQFGLPRGIIILLGLASVVVVVFGMRAVADILAPIFLALALTITVYPMRVWLQRYGVPSWLATLLVVVGVYLLLVVLVFAFVLGVTRLAELLPDYAAQFSSTLDDITTWVGGFGVGSDEIQEVLANVDYGSLVGIVGDIVNGLLGILSDLIFIIALLLFMGIDSAKFTTRMERVRGGREQALTALGAFATGTRKYFAVSTIFGAIVAVLDWLALVILDVPAALLWGILAFITNYIPNIGFIIGLVPPALLALLAHGPGTMIAVIIIYILLNFIIQSVIQPKYMGDSVGLTTTVTFLSLIFWTFVLGPLGSILSVPMTLLVKATLVDFDPRSQWLQLFLGDPPDHAARRRRRRGTGVRRVVVLMRRRPSAAGEMDVESAEPRSTQQGET
- a CDS encoding long-chain-fatty-acid--CoA ligase, whose amino-acid sequence is MSQPLYPGSIAETPDIQQARSWAFSAHLTRMARKQPNNIAFKCDDETLTYGELDHKVTRLANALRGRGIERGDRVATISMNNLEHVITFWAAWRLGAVVVPMNFRLAPPELTYLITDSGAKAVVVDAAFDNLEQAARDAVAVRLVIGGEPSDGAEDFTAFLESGSDVHEYVHVEENELCTIMYTSGTTGLPKGAMLSYSNLLAQVHNIIAIFKLTGPDEVNLCGVPLFHIAGIGGLLPNFRLGGRTIVQRLGAFDPQATLELIRDEGVTQAFLVPTQWQAVCALPPLDPPITTLRRISWGAAPTTIGILEGMERTFGGIENIAVFGQSEMSPVTCSLDAKDAIRKIGSVGLPIPGVEARVVDASGNDVAQGEVGEIVYRGPNMMLGYWNRPEATAEAFAGGWFHSGDLVRQDEEGFVYVVDRLKDMLISGGENIYCAEVEAAVQSHPDVLEAAVIGRPHEKWGEIPIVIVAANPGATLTEQDVLDHVSDKLARYKQPKGVHFVDALPRNASGKVTKPDLRKEFGK